A single region of the Drosophila miranda strain MSH22 chromosome 2, D.miranda_PacBio2.1, whole genome shotgun sequence genome encodes:
- the LOC108154914 gene encoding eukaryotic translation initiation factor 4E type 2 isoform X3 yields MSMEKVATKQYESKVWPDLVDSDDSDVENEIDVEKLPPLEVGPNENRLQHTYCLWFSRKGTQRAATDYSKSLHVVGRCASVQQWWSLYSHLIRPTALKPYRELSLFKQGIKPMWEDPANSKGGQWLIRLRKNKIERAWENVCMAMLGEQFLVGDEICGIVLQTKYPYPSKQIENRHAISRKYWLFYHTLHISINIP; encoded by the exons ATGAGCATGGAAAAGGTTGCAACCAAACAATATGAATC GAAAGTCTGGCCTGATCTTGTCGACAGTGACGACAGCGACGTAGAGAATGAAATAGATGTGGAAAAATTACCGCCGCTGGAGGTGGGGCCCAATGAGAATCGCCTGCAGCACACATACTGCCTTTGGTTCTCGCGAAAGGGGACACAGCGGGCCGCCACGGACTACAGCAAATCGCTGCACGTGGTCGGAAGGTGTGCAAGTGTCCAGCAATGGTGGTCCCTCTACTCGCATCTGATCCGGCCGACTGCCCTGAAGCCGTACCGAGAGCTGTCCCTATTCAAACAAGGCATCAAACCGATGTGGGAGGATCCGGCGAATAGTAAAGGCGGCCAATGGCTGATAAGATTGCGCAAAAACAAAATTGAACGTGCCTGGGAGAATGTCTGCATGGCGATGCTGGGTGAGCAATTTCTGGTGGGTGACGAGATATGCGGCATAGTGCTGCAGACAAAGTATCCG TATCCAAGCAAGCAAATAGAGAATCGGCATGCAATATCCAGAAAATACTGGCTTTTCTACCACACTCTACATATATCCATAAATATTCCATAA
- the LOC108154913 gene encoding syntaxin-1A, with protein sequence MTKDRLAALHAAQSDDEESEEVAVNVDGHDSYMDDFFSQVEEIRGMIDKVQDNVEEVKKKHSAILSAPQTDEKTKQELEDLMADIKKNANRVRGKLKGIEQNIEQEEQQNKSTADLRIRKTQHSTLSRKFVEVMTEYNRTQTDYRERCKGRIQRQLEITGRPTNDDELEKMLEEGNSSVFTQGIIMETQQAKQTLADIEARHQDIMKLETSIKELHDMFMDMAMLVESQGEMIDRIEYHVEHAMDYVQTATQDTKKALKYQSKARRKKIMILICLTVLGILAASYVSSYFIIQASK encoded by the exons ATGACAAAAGATAGATTAGCAGCCCTCCATGCCGCCCAATCGGACGATGAGGAATCGGAAGAGGTGGCGGTCAATGTGGATGGACACGATTCCTATATGGACGATTTCTTCTCCCAAGTGGAGGAGATACGCGGCATGATCGACAAGGTGCAGGACAATGTCGAGGAGGTGAAGAAGAAGCATTCGGCCATACTGTCGGCCCCACAAACCGACGAGAAGACCAAACAGGAGCTCGAGGATCTGATGGCCGACATCAAGAAGAATGCAAATCGCGTAAGAGGCAAACTCAAGGGCATCGAACAGAATATCGAACAGGAGGAGCAACAGAATAAATCAACGGCAGATTTGCGCATCCGCAAGACCCAACATTCGACGCTGTCACGGAAATTTGTGGAAGTAATGACGGAATACAATCGCACCCAGACCGACTATCGGGAGCGTTGCAAGGGGAGAATACAGCGTCAGCTGGAGATCACCGGTCGTCCCACCAACGACGATGAGCTGGAGAAGATGCTGGAGGAGGGAAACTCATCGGTGTTCACCCAGGGCATCATTATGGAAACGCAGCAGGCGAAACAGACGCTGGCGGATATCGAGGCACGGCATCAGGACATCATGAAGCTGGAGACATCCATCAAGGAGCTGCACGACATGTTCATGGACATGGCCATGCTGGTGGAGTCGCAGGGCGAGATGATAGATCGCATTGAGTACCATGTGGAGCATGCTATGGACTATGTGCAGACGGCAACTCAGGATACCAAGAAGGCGCTCAAATACCAAAGTAAAGCGCGACGAAAGAAGATCATGATACTGATATGCCTCACTGTATTGGGCATCTTAGCGGCCTCATATGTTAGCAGTTATTTCAT TATCCAAGCAAGCAAATAG
- the LOC108154912 gene encoding UV excision repair protein RAD23 homolog A yields MKLSIRTLDQRVITLEMDEGQNVLALKKRLVSIPGISQSVDSLQLIYGGRIMEDGLPLSEYKIAEDKFLVLMGKQKVQQVTKVELENKPKETASVRTAATAAGSSAATGGGNPTSSVPPNEEMVQRLMGMGYEEMPVRAALSASFNHPELAIEYLIAQIPSEAASGTASPVSVSPSVAEMAVNLAPLMSDPRFAQVREMILQNPEQLEAILGQMSGSNPEVFEALRNHQGEFVDLLNHYDLSLSDDDEFPQQADSAQQTPLTAAEAAAVDRLTALGFQHDLAVQVYLACNKNEELAADVLFRQSEEDQ; encoded by the exons ATGAAGCTGTCGATTCGTACACTCGACCAGCGCGTTATCACCCTCGAGATGGACGAGGGGCAGAACGTGTTGGCCCTGAAAAAGAGGCTGGTCAGCATACCGGGGATATCCCAGTCAGTGGACAGTCTACAACTGATCTACGGGGGACGCATCATGGAGGATGGATTGCCACTCAGCGAGTACAAGATTGCCGAGGACAAATTTCTGGTGCTGATGGGCAAGCAGAAGGTCCAACAGGTGACAAAGGTTGAACTGGAGAATAAGCCCAAAGAGACGGCTTCGGTGCGCACAGCGGCTACAGCTGCTGGCAGTTCTGCTGCTACAG GAGGAGGGAATCCGACGTCCTCGGTGCCACCAAACGAAGAAATGGTCCAGCGTCTGATGGGCATGGGTTACGAGGAGATGCCAGTGCGCGCCGCTCTAAGTGCCAGCTTCAATCATCCGGAGCTTGCCATCGAGTATCTGATCGCGCAAATTCCATCAGAGGCCGCCAGTGGAACTGCATCGCCCGTTAGTGTTAGTCCCTCGGTGGCCGAAATGGCGGTGAATCTGGCACCTCTGATGTCCGATCCACGGTTCGCACAGGTGCGCGAAATGATACTCCAGAATCCTGAACAGCTGGAGGCAATTCTTGGTCAGATGAGCGGGTCAAATCCAGAAGTGTTTGAGGCTTTACGCAACCACCAGGGAGAGTTCGTTGACTTGCTGAACCACTATGACCTAAGCCTAAGCGACGATGACGAGTTCCCACAACAGGCTGACAGCGCGCAGCAGACGCCACTAACTGCCGCAGAGGCGGCTGCCGTGGATCGTTTGACGGCATTGGGCTTCCAGCACGACCTGGCCGTACAGGTCTACTTGGCTTGCAACAAGAATGAAGAGCTGGCGGCCGATGTACTCTTCCGCCAGTCCGAAGAGGATCAGTGA
- the LOC108156944 gene encoding ADP-ribosylation factor-like protein 6-interacting protein 4 gives MGKSEKKSKKKHKEKRKEHKEKHKSRKSKKHTKQKDATPPPQAPPPPPPPDISSDEDFAIPIALMNSKSHAPETPEEYQRRQSQIRREVDPVTGRIRLIKGDSEVLEEIVSKERHTDINKKATRGDGEYYESRSLDAARRKK, from the exons ATGGGTAAAAGCGAGAAGAAATCAAAGAAAAAGCACAAGGAGAAGCGCAAGGAGCACAAGGAGAAGCACAAGTCTAGGAAATCTAAAAAGCACACCAAGCAAAAGGACGCAACTCCGCCGCCCCAAGCGCCGCCGCCACCTCCACCGCCGGACATTAGCAGCGATGAAGACTTCGCCATACCAATAG CACTGATGAACAGCAAATCCCATGCGCCCGAGACACCGGAGGAATACCAACGCCGTCAGAGTCAGATACGTCGCGAAGTGGATCCCGTGACCGGCCGCATACGCCTCATCAAGGGCGACAGTGAGGTGCTGGAGGAAATCGTGAGTAAAGAGCGCCACACGGACATCAATAAGAAGGCCACACGTGGCGATGGCGAGTACTACGAATCCCGATCTCTCGACGCGGCTCGTCGCAAAAAATAA
- the LOC108156943 gene encoding uncharacterized protein LOC108156943, which produces MKNGPKDPSGGGGAGYRPAQADNNLSNVSIHIESDDNDSTTAESEYLLPAAPSMTSTATGGSGTGGMGSGPHNTSINLDSIGHNPPTGRSSSLSAGPRHGNIISSFLARQRSYTPTVSSPVRVATQMNRRLQQSRSMGANNSLEEPLPSPGVGPLPGPASGSPAGVRQLGFWRVNLNDVFSLSTAPSTEALRSFITHSNFRYQPAAAATASGNPPPASSPVDNAHILLNNQQPNAEVVGTSPLRIGRVGHGLNATSSASAIMGRSISLREGEMRHSLAGVRHNASVMELHSNPSAYEESEDEHNANLDLGDGNLSGGPLAGAGDAAAVENGGGGNGQAEPPEHQGEDEQLISDDMVVQILSHFVRYMPLIFILLIKFIHDHLLGIVDLLVLQTVMYNVNRSVRNQVSRLAQKKYSSMLRDVCLITIVVTVRLFLATSAPDPFGLIVPPPRKYFTYAIPFKTEPGTVPNFGPLSASPTTSSSETLKAVVTTDTYESEKVIPLGMLLYYIAVSDLIIKLLTMLIKLAITMLPNHVMRFKVRARLYVLVEYISQFYRALTPITQWFMFLYESYSGLEVVSGGLFSALYLGAKIFELVERAKSLHKSVVTFRRNIDSERPPTKEELDDAGSVCPICHDTFNTPIILECGHIFCDECVQTWFKREQTCPMCRAKVSDDPAWQDGSTTFFHQLY; this is translated from the exons ATGAAAAACGGACCGAAGGACCCGTCAGGCGGCGGTGGCGCTGGGTATCGTCCTGCCCAGGCGGACAACAATCTGTCCAACGTCTCCATACACATTGAAAGCGACGACAATGACTCAACAACAGCGGAGAGCGAGTATCTGCTGCCAGCAGCACCGTCGATGACCTCTACGGCGACGGGCGGCAGTGGGACGGGTGGTATGGGTTCCGGTCCCCACAACACCAGCATCAATCTGGATTCCATTGGCCACAATCCACCAACaggtcgcagcagcagccttaGCGCTGGCCCGCGACACGGAAACATTATATCCTCATTCCTGGCCCGTCAGCGCTCCTACACACCGACCGTCAGCTCACCCGTCCGTGTGGCCACACAAATGAACCGTCGCCTGCAGCAGTCCCGCAGCATGGGTGCCAACAATAGCCTGGAGgagccactgcccagcccggGCGTCGGGCCATTGCCTGGACCCGCATCCGGCTCGCCCGCTGGCGTACGACAACTTGGTTTCTGGCGTGTAAATCTGAATGATGTCTTCTCCTTGTCCACGGCACCATCGACTGAGGCGCTGCGCTCCTTTATCACACATTCCAACTTCCGGTaccagccagcagcagcagcaacggcatcTGGAAATCCGCCACCAGCGTCATCACCTGTGGACAATGCTCACATTCTTCTGAACAATCAGCAGCCAAATGCAGAAGTTGTGGGCACTTCTCCCCTaaggatcggtcgagtagggcACGGACTTAATGCCACgagcagtgccagtgccattATGGGACGCAGTATTTCACTGCGCGAGGGCGAAATGCGTCACAGCCTCGCGGGTGTACGACACAATGCCAGCGTCATGGAGCTGCACAGCAATCCGTCAGCCTACGAGGAGAGCGAGGATGAACACAATGCGAATTTAGATCTAGGCGATGGCAATCTTAGCGGAGGACCAttggctggagctggagatgCGGCCGCAGTAGAAAATGGCGGCGGTGGCAATGGCCAGGCAGAGCCCCCCGAACACCAGGGGGAGGATGAGCAGCTTATTTCCGACGACATGGTCGTGCAGATCCTCAGCCATTTCGTCCGGTATATGCCCCTCATCTTTATACTCCTAATCAAATTCATACACGATCATTTGCTGGGCATTGTGGATCTTCTGGTGCTGCAGACTGTGATGTACAATGTCAATCGATCGGTGCGGAATCAGGTGTCCCGCCTGGCACAAAAAAAGTACTCTTCGATGCTGCGTGACGTCTGTCTCATTACGATAGTGGTCACGGTGCGCTTGTTTCTGGCCACATCAGCGCCGGATCCGTTTGGTCTAATTGTGCCGCCGCCAAGGAAATATTTCACCTACGCCATACCCTTCAAGACAGAGCCGGGGACAGTCCCCAATTTTGGTCCGCTGTCTGCAAGTCCAACAACCTCGTCCTCGGAGACGCTCAAGGCGGTCGTCACCACGGACACGTATGAATCCGAGAAGGTCATACCGCTGGGAATGCTGCTGTACTACATAGCCGTCAGTGATCTCATCATCAAGCTGCTCACGATGCTCATCAAACTGGCCATCACCATGCTGCCCAATCATGTGATGCGCTTCAAAGTGAGG GCCCGTCTTTATGTCCTGGTGGAATACATCTCACAGTTTTATCGAGCCCTAACACCCATTACACAGTGGTTCATGTTCCTCTACGAGTCATATTCGGGCCTGGAGGTGGTCTCGGGCGGCCTCTTCTCCGCATTATACCTGGGGGCAAAGATCTTTGAGCTTGTGGAGCGTGCCAAGTCGTTACACAAATCAGTGGTTACCTTCAGACGGAATATT GATTCTGAGCGTCCGCCCACTAAAGAGGAACTAGATGACGCGGGCTCTGTCTGCCCCATCTGCCATGATACGTTCAACACGCCCATAATCCTAGAGTGTGGACATATTTTCTGTGATGAGTGCGTGCAAACGTGGTTCAAGCGCGAGCAAACGTGCCCCATGTGCCGTGCCAAGGTTAGCGATGACCCCGCCTGGCAGGATGGCAGCACCACATTCTTTCATCAATTGTACTAG
- the LOC108156633 gene encoding uncharacterized protein LOC108156633, translating to MSQTLDDLLLRQEHARQLRQVNRSKFRRINSLDLIPEHPSQDESEDEDAAAAAAPHKHFVALRRQRTADGSLLRSHSQSQFQQSQERPLGTRMLLFGPQLLMRVLLTLLRYILYIPLSIAAPSFWLSALLWIFWKLLRVPIAMVKWLFSGDEDVATPQRQRTILLSCGSTIQTLHLARNFYGSGARVVVFEFEGLFGLARFSTAVDKFYVVPRPTSSNADQYIAALCHIVKKERPAVYVPVCATSPAYYDALAKPHLEVLGCASFVPSVQETQQLDDCLQLYQRCEAQQMPLPTHVVLTAPRQLQQIYESGFVGSYRNILMAAGMQGVLERHKYILPNRRAELKFSQHEISDRQPWLVVRDQPGYHHYVTCTTVKDSRVVANVSCRVEHHTKNLVPCRRDDETQIELWLHSFFAKVRFQRSINGHISFRLVKSPAHGGQFVPLGTRLGVALPYICHNRSHAQLLCQAMKCIHRRGLPEDDLTNWSWSSLERSTSTTALDKREALFAYWDPLPYCAYYHFQLPLESVKLFLQRRNRDRATTKSLSPRITVPVH from the coding sequence ATGTCCCAGACCCTGGACGATCTGCTGTTGCGGCAGGAGCACGCCCGGCAATTGCGTCAGGTGAATCGCTCAAAGTTTCGTCGCATCAATTCCTTGGACCTCATACCGGAGCATCCCAGCCAAGACGAGTCGGAGGATGAggatgctgccgctgccgccgcacCCCACAAGCATTTTGTGGCCCTGCGGCGCCAGCGCACCGCCGATGGTAGTCTGCTGCGCAGCCACTCCCAATCCCAATTCCAACAATCCCAGGAGCGTCCACTGGGCACTCGCATGCTGCTCTTTGGGCCCCAGCTGCTGATGCGAGTCCTGCTGACGCTGCTCCGCTACATCCTCTACATTCCATTGTCCATAGCGGCGCCCAGTTTCTGGCTATCGGCTCTGCTTTGGATCTTCTGGAAACTCCTGAGAGTGCCCATTGCCATGGTCAAGTGGCTGTTCAGCGGCGACGAGGATGTGGCCACGCCGCAGCGACAGCGAACGATACTCCTGAGCTGTGGCAGCACCATTCAGACCCTGCATTTGGCCCGAAACTTCTACGGATCTGGTGCCCGCGTTGTGGTCTTTGAGTTCGAGGGACTCTTCGGACTGGCCCGCTTCTCCACGGCCGTGGACAAGTTCTATGTGGTGCCTCGACCCACCAGCAGCAATGCGGACCAGTACATTGCCGCTCTGTGCCACATTGTGAAGAAGGAGCGTCCGGCCGTCTATGTGCCGGTGTGCGCCACCAGTCCCGCCTACTACGATGCTCTGGCCAAGCCCCACCTGGAGGTGCTCGGCTGCGCCAGCTTTGTGCCCAGCGTACAGGAGACCCAGCAGCTGGACGATTGCCTGCAGCTCTACCAGCGCTGCGAGGCCCAGCAGATGCCACTGCCGACCCATGTGGTTCTTACGGCTCCGCGGCAGCTGCAGCAGATCTACGAGAGCGGATTTGTGGGCAGCTATCGGAACATCCTGATGGCCGCTGGGATGCAGGGAGTGCTGGAGCGGCACAAGTACATTCTGCCCAATCGCAGGGCGGAGCTAAAGTTCAGCCAGCACGAGATAAGCGATCGGCAGCCCTGGCTCGTGGTCAGAGATCAGCCCGGCTATCATCACTATGTGACCTGCACCACCGTCAAGGACTCACGTGTGGTGGCCAACGTGAGCTGCCGGGTGGAGCATCACACCAAGAATCTGGTGCCCTGCAGGCGCGACGATGAGACCCAGATCGAGCTCTGGCTGCACTCGTTCTTTGCCAAGGTGCGCTTCCAGCGCAGCATCAATGGACACATTAGCTTTCGGCTGGTGAAGTCCCCCGCCCATGGCGGACAGTTTGTGCCGCTGGGCACCAGGCTGGGCGTGGCCCTGCCCTACATCTGCCACAATCGTTCGCATGCCCAGCTCCTGTGCCAGGCCATGAAGTGCATCCATCGGCGGGGCCTGCCCGAGGACGATCTGACCAACTGGAGCTGGTCGTCGCTGGAGCGTAGCACTTCGACGACGGCGCTGGACAAGCGGGAGGCATTGTTTGCCTACTGGGATCCGTTGCCATATTGCGCCTACTATCACTTCCAGCTGCCGCTCGAGTCCGTCAAGCTGTTTTTGCAGCGCCGGAATCGCGATCGCGCCACAACCAAAAGTTTATCGCCTCGCATCACGGTGCCGGTTCATTGA